A single genomic interval of Cucumis sativus cultivar 9930 chromosome 7, Cucumber_9930_V3, whole genome shotgun sequence harbors:
- the LOC101207091 gene encoding pentatricopeptide repeat-containing protein At3g22470, mitochondrial isoform X1, with amino-acid sequence MAFKTNTVASASSAVAISSEVKLLSSLFTHSPAVLSSNPQISSANNPKSLHASPERISFQHGIPMFLHKCKTGLAAMAGIMRRGYIPDVVTFTTLIKGLCVEHRIIEATKLFMRMQKLGCTPNVVTYGTLIKGLCALGNINIALKWHQEMLNDTSPYVFNCRPNVISYSIIIDGLCKVGNWEEAICLFNEMVDQGVQPNVVTFSVLIDMLCKEGQVIKAKKLLEMMIQIGIVPNLFTYTSLIKGFCLVGDLNSAKELFVSMPSKGYEPDVISYNMLINGYCKTLKVEEAMKLFNEMLHVGMWPDVKTSGVLLKALFLAGKVDDAKELFRVIKPYAMPKDLCICCIFLDGLCKNGYIFEAMKLFNELESYNMKLDIETFGCLIDGLCKAGKLETAWELFEKLYEEGIQPDAMAYSSMIHGFCKKGQVDKANILFQKMEENGCSPDLITYSILMRGFYESNKLEKVVQLLHRMIEKDVWPDDGIYAIVEDMVCKDEKYKEWLDLLQRFFVQKHRNGYL; translated from the exons ATGGCTTTCAAGACCAACACCGTTGCTTCCGCTTCTTCTGCTGTTGCAATTTCTTCCGAAGTTAAGCTCCTTTCCTCTCTATTTACTCACTCTCCCGCCGTTCTATCATCAAATCCCCAAATTTCCTCTGCAAATAATCCCAAGTCCCTACATGCATCACCGGAACGGATTTCCTTTCAACACGGGATTCCGATGTTCCTACATAAGTGCAAGACAG GTCTCGCGGCCATGGCGGGGATTATGAGGAGAGGTTACATTCCTGATGTAGTGACATTTACTACCTTGATTAAGGGCTTGTGTGTGGAGCATAGGATTATTGAAGCTACTAAGCTATTTATGAGAATGCAAAAGTTAGGTTGCACGCCTAATGTGGTTACTTATGGAACTTTGATCAAGGGCCTATGTGCATTAGGGAATATTAACATCGCACTTAAGTGGCATCAAGAAATGCTCAATGACACTAGTCCATATGTATTTAATTGTAGGCCTAATGTTATTTCCTACAGTATCATCATAGATGGACTTTGTAAGGTTGGAAATTGGGAGGAGGCTATATGTTTATTCAATGAGATGGTGGATCAAGGTGTTCAACCAAATGTTGTCACATTTAGTGTGTTGATTGATATGCTTTGCAAGGAAGGACAGGTTATCAAGGCTAAGAAGTTGCTAGAGATGATGATTCAGATAGGTATTGTTCCTAATTTGTTTACTTATACTTCATTGATTAAGGGGTTTTGTTTGGTTGGTGACTTGAATAGTGCCAAGGAGTTGTTTGTTAGTATGCCAAGTAAGGGATATGAACCTGATGTGATTAGTTACAATATGTTAATCAATGGGTATTGTAAAACCTTGAAGGTGGAAGAAGCAATGAAGCTTTTCAATGAAATGCTTCATGTGGGAATGTGGCCAGATGTGAAAACATCGGGTGTCTTGTTAAAAGCGCTTTTTCTTGCCGGCAAGGTTGATGATGCAAAGGAACTATTTCGTGTCATTAAACCTTATGCTATGCCCAAAGATTTATGTATATGTTGTATTTTCTTAGATGGGTTGTGTAAGAatggttatatttttgaagCGATGAAACTTTTTAATGAGCTAGAATCTTACAACATGAAATTGGACATTGAAACCTTTGGTTGTCTAATTGATGGTCTGTGCAAAGCAGGGAAACTTGAAACTGCTTGGGAGCTATTTGAAAAACTATATGAGGAAGGAATTCAACCGGATGCTATGGCTTATTCCAGTATGATCCATGGGTTTTGTAAGAAGGGACAAGTAGATAAggcaaatattttgtttcaaaagatggaagaaaatgGTTGTTCTCCCGACTTAATTACTTATAGTATCCTTATGCGTGGTTTCTATGAGAGTAATAAATTAGAGAAAGTGGTTCAACTCCTCCATAGGATGATTGAAAAGGATGTGTGGCCAGATGATGGCATTTATGCTATAGTTGAAGACATGGTTtgcaaagatgaaaaatataaagaatggCTAGACTTGCTTCAAAGATTTTTTGTCCAAAAGCATCGGAATGGCTATTTATAG
- the LOC101206512 gene encoding uncharacterized protein LOC101206512, producing the protein MVDGSTGMHFPDHRLDRSLCQSFCHGIVEGVSGVEECDKDYLNFLNDLTYGVDSNDENVDAYLEDGDNSTSHFNWSDKKVDPVYRMFFHHLIGDGKAYKLEIPSVNGMKVYAVKYEEQEQEQSSLNRKRPGTTRILRSDSKRMKIESQPKKSPVFSFEKEFNVDCAKSIDGNSSTIPGALPRSAKHLFQSNSDSNLIDEDYKTFLNDSFYDDDHTLTYTPVDGRSIVYEDGESISDSEVLMFETDPCKQNRRSFGRKYSCFTVDVDSGKCLSLGRRTGSNFRERLMKVLKSPYDERQYDYYLDEVSRRRPQVRHRELRSRVLKAYQLDSYGKSYLHIHSELATKIQAVQYDRLRTLTLLRGFFYWLQNLSHEDAFQPWMDPSCLSVLPQS; encoded by the exons ATGGTTGACGGGAGTACTGGAATGCATTTTCCCGATCATCGGTTGGATAGGTCATTGTGTCAAAGTTTTTGTCACGGAATTGTGGAGGGGGTGTCTGGGGTGGAAGAATGTGACAAGGACTATCTGAATTTCTTAAATGATTTGACGTACGGTGTGGACAGTAATGATGAGAACGTTGATGCTTATCTTGAGGATGGTGATAATTCGACTTCACACTTTAACTGGTCGGATAAAAAAGTTGATCCTGTTTATAGGATGTTTTTTCACCATTTGATCGGAGATGGGAAAGCTTATAAGCTTGAAATTCCATCGGTTAATGGGATGAAAGTGTATGCTGTGAAGTACGAGGAACAGGAACAAGAACAATCAAGTCTTAATAGAAAAAGACCTGGAACTACCAGGATCTTAAGGAGTGATTCAAAGAGAATGAAGATAGAGAGCCAACCTAAAAAAAGCCcggttttttcatttgaaaaagagTTCAATGTGGATTGTGCAAAATCTATTGATGGAAATTCAAGCACAATCCCCGGTGCACTTCCTCGTTCTGCTAAGCATCTTTTCCAATCCAATTCTGACTCGAATTTGATAGATGAAGACTACAAGACATTTTTGAATGATTCCTTTTATGATGATGATCATACATTGACATATACGCCAGTGGACGGTAGGTCAATTGTCTATGAGGACGGTGAAAGTATCTCTGATTCAGAAGTGCTGATGTTTGAGACTGATCCATGTAAGCAAAACCGTCGTTCCTTTGGGAGAAAATATTCTTGTTTTACT GTGGACGTAGATAGTGGGAAGTGTCTTAGTCTTGGTAGACGTACTGGTTCCAATTTCAGGGAAAGGCTCATGAAAGTTCTTAAAAGTCCATACGACGAACGTCAGTATGACTATTATCTTGATGAAGTAAGTCGTCGTCGGCCACAAGTGCGTCATAGAGAGTTACGTAGTCGAGTGCTAAAAGCATATCAACTGGATTCTTACGGCAAATCATATCTTCATATCCATAGTG AGCTTGCTACGAAAATCCAAGCAGTTCAATATGATCGCCTTAGAACTTTGACTCTACTGCGTGGCTTCTTCTATTGGTTGCAG AATTTATCACATGAGGATGCGTTTCAGCCTTGGATGGATCCATCATGCTTGAGTGTGTTGCCGCAGTCATAG
- the LOC101207091 gene encoding pentatricopeptide repeat-containing protein At1g62720 isoform X2, with protein MAFKTNTVASASSAVAISSEVKLLSSLFTHSPAVLSSNPQISSANNPKSLHASPERISFQHGIPMFLHKCKTGSISVTQAHQFFDLMMRSIFSFNRLLAGLAKIEHYSQVFSLYKQMHLAGLWPDLLTLNILINCLCNVNRINEGLAAMAGIMRRGYIPDVVTFTTLIKGLCVEHRIIEATKLFMRMQKLGCTPNVVTYGTLIKGLCALGNINIALKWHQEMLNDTSPYVFNCRPNVISYSIIIDGLCKVGNWEEAICLFNEMVDQGVQPNVVTFSVLIDMLCKEGQVIKAKKLLEMMIQIGKLETAWELFEKLYEEGIQPDAMAYSSMIHGFCKKGQVDKANILFQKMEENGCSPDLITYSILMRGFYESNKLEKVVQLLHRMIEKDVWPDDGIYAIVEDMVCKDEKYKEWLDLLQRFFVQKHRNGYL; from the exons ATGGCTTTCAAGACCAACACCGTTGCTTCCGCTTCTTCTGCTGTTGCAATTTCTTCCGAAGTTAAGCTCCTTTCCTCTCTATTTACTCACTCTCCCGCCGTTCTATCATCAAATCCCCAAATTTCCTCTGCAAATAATCCCAAGTCCCTACATGCATCACCGGAACGGATTTCCTTTCAACACGGGATTCCGATGTTCCTACATAAGTGCAAGACAGGTAGTATCTCTGTAACTCAAGCACACCAATTCTTTGACCTAATGATGCGttcaatcttttctttcaatcGTTTACTTGCTGGACTTGCTAAGATTGAGCATTACTCTCAAGTGTTTTCTCTCTATAAACAAATGCACCTTGCTGGACTTTGGCCCGATTTACTCACACTGAATATATTGATTAATTGCCTTTGTAATGTGAATCGGATTAACGAAGGTCTCGCGGCCATGGCGGGGATTATGAGGAGAGGTTACATTCCTGATGTAGTGACATTTACTACCTTGATTAAGGGCTTGTGTGTGGAGCATAGGATTATTGAAGCTACTAAGCTATTTATGAGAATGCAAAAGTTAGGTTGCACGCCTAATGTGGTTACTTATGGAACTTTGATCAAGGGCCTATGTGCATTAGGGAATATTAACATCGCACTTAAGTGGCATCAAGAAATGCTCAATGACACTAGTCCATATGTATTTAATTGTAGGCCTAATGTTATTTCCTACAGTATCATCATAGATGGACTTTGTAAGGTTGGAAATTGGGAGGAGGCTATATGTTTATTCAATGAGATGGTGGATCAAGGTGTTCAACCAAATGTTGTCACATTTAGTGTGTTGATTGATATGCTTTGCAAGGAAGGACAGGTTATCAAGGCTAAGAAGTTGCTAGAGATGATGATTCAGATAG GGAAACTTGAAACTGCTTGGGAGCTATTTGAAAAACTATATGAGGAAGGAATTCAACCGGATGCTATGGCTTATTCCAGTATGATCCATGGGTTTTGTAAGAAGGGACAAGTAGATAAggcaaatattttgtttcaaaagatggaagaaaatgGTTGTTCTCCCGACTTAATTACTTATAGTATCCTTATGCGTGGTTTCTATGAGAGTAATAAATTAGAGAAAGTGGTTCAACTCCTCCATAGGATGATTGAAAAGGATGTGTGGCCAGATGATGGCATTTATGCTATAGTTGAAGACATGGTTtgcaaagatgaaaaatataaagaatggCTAGACTTGCTTCAAAGATTTTTTGTCCAAAAGCATCGGAATGGCTATTTATAG
- the LOC101206757 gene encoding NAD(P)H-quinone oxidoreductase subunit M, chloroplastic → MAAAAAASSYIMFSMVGWKNGIQNTKHTLRFPISAQINEAAEQLKAGDQEEDQEQAKPKPSPLRPVEVQQNVKSKNMGREYGGQWLSSVTRHVRIYAAYIDPITCEFDQTQMDKLTLLLDPSNEFLWNPETCNKVYAYFQELVDHYEGAPLTEYTLRLIGSDIEHYIRKMLYDGEIKYNMNARVLNFSMGKPRIMFNANDLPQDDLQSK, encoded by the exons ATGGCGGCAGCAGCAGCAGCTTCATCTTACATAATGTTTTCTATGGTGGGTTGGAAAAATGGCatacaaaacacaaaacacaCACTCAGATTTCCCATCTCAGCTCAGATCAATGAAGCTGCAGAGCAACTAAAAGCTGGAGACCaggaagaagatcaagaacagGCAAAGCCGAAACCGTCGCCGCTGCGGCCCGTGGAAGTACAACAGAATGTGAAGAGCAAAAACATGGGGAGAGAGTATGGAGGACAATGGCTTAGCAGTGTAACAAGACATGTAAGAATATATGCAGCTTACATTGACCCAATTACTTGTGAGTTTGATCAAACTCAAATGGATAAACTCACTCTCCTTTTGGATCCAAGTAATGAGTTCCTTTGGAATCCTGAAACTTGCAATAAAGTCTATGCTTACTTCCAAGAGCTTGTGGATCATTATGAG GGAGCTCCATTGACAGAATATACACTTAGGCTAATAGGTTCAGACATAGAACACTACATAAGAAAGATGCTTTATGATGGAGAAATCAAGTACAATATGAATGCAAGGGTTCTCAACTTCAGCATGGGAAAGCCAAGAATTATGTTCAATGCCAACGATCTACCGCAGGATGATctacaatcaaaataa